The following are encoded in a window of Bacillus oleivorans genomic DNA:
- a CDS encoding aminoglycoside 6-adenylyltransferase — MGLETKHKKRDLEIPRYRQKLLNAIEQDLLNDANVLSVFYGGSIGNQNTDLYSDIDLRIVVKDEVFDEYRLNKKERAKNWGKVLFYEDFPWATYSVAHYDSFIKVDSFYYKIKDIKPSVWLKNIKIVHDTTGLIEDVLEKSMGLSYKPSVQDIEIWRSKFFAYVHEAYRRVMRKEIYYALHCLDNLRLSMTTAWYMEAGIQPNTFGDWAKLEGKRSQLYDWQLSLLEQWFSSREPYEIIKVIQNIFPEFKRVHKSLCNKLGLEEDPEWVDEILNMV; from the coding sequence GTGGGATTAGAAACTAAACACAAAAAAAGAGATTTAGAAATTCCGAGGTATCGTCAAAAATTATTAAATGCAATTGAACAAGATTTACTAAACGATGCAAATGTATTATCTGTTTTTTATGGAGGCTCAATAGGAAATCAAAATACAGACTTATATTCTGATATCGACCTCCGTATAGTGGTTAAAGATGAAGTATTTGATGAGTATAGGTTGAATAAAAAAGAGAGAGCTAAAAACTGGGGTAAAGTTTTATTTTATGAAGACTTCCCTTGGGCGACTTATAGCGTTGCACATTACGATTCATTTATTAAAGTGGATTCATTTTATTATAAAATTAAGGACATTAAGCCATCAGTTTGGCTAAAGAATATAAAAATTGTTCACGATACTACTGGATTGATAGAAGATGTATTAGAAAAATCAATGGGTTTATCTTATAAGCCGTCTGTACAAGATATAGAGATTTGGAGATCGAAATTTTTTGCATATGTTCACGAAGCATATAGGAGAGTAATGAGAAAAGAAATATATTATGCCCTGCATTGTTTAGACAATTTACGCTTGTCAATGACCACTGCTTGGTATATGGAAGCTGGGATACAGCCAAATACATTCGGTGATTGGGCGAAGTTAGAAGGTAAAAGAAGTCAACTATACGATTGGCAGTTATCACTTTTAGAACAATGGTTTAGTAGTAGAGAACCTTATGAAATAATTAAAGTGATACAAAATATTTTTCCAGAATTTAAAAGAGTCCATAAAAGTCTATGTAACAAACTTGGGCTAGAAGAAGATCCTGAATGGGTTGATGAAATACTAAATATGGTCTAA
- a CDS encoding DUF2268 domain-containing putative Zn-dependent protease (predicted Zn-dependent protease with a strongly conserved HExxH motif) — MIELKQVTPNEILSNRYRLDEYFREKFSLLVDENSWLTKWEHLVQRFQLHKFKDLSKQEISLLQWDTDQIKAKVEETVNNVNQHLIFNEIQITIVPALLLPFFKDQHQSLWTNAFTNGPGNIIIAIPPKPDIDFFQYLLAHELHHATPENPIYNLSFETFTLEEWYKMEGTAEYFSLSLYPDKRWWKDNFSNEVEVKYWSECKDYLKTTDDNIKSKLCFGSVKMGIPVFAGYSFALKLVSNFISTNQVKEIRQLFKVEPSVFIENYKRKIQ; from the coding sequence GTGATTGAATTAAAACAAGTTACTCCTAATGAAATCTTATCTAATCGCTATCGCTTAGATGAGTATTTTAGAGAAAAGTTTAGTCTTTTAGTAGATGAAAATTCTTGGTTAACTAAATGGGAACATTTGGTCCAACGATTTCAGTTGCATAAATTTAAAGACCTGTCAAAGCAAGAAATCTCCCTCCTACAATGGGATACCGACCAAATAAAAGCTAAAGTCGAAGAGACTGTTAATAATGTTAACCAGCACCTTATCTTTAACGAAATACAAATTACTATTGTACCTGCATTACTTTTGCCTTTCTTTAAAGATCAACACCAATCTCTGTGGACTAATGCTTTTACTAATGGTCCAGGCAACATTATTATCGCGATCCCTCCTAAACCAGACATAGATTTTTTTCAATATTTATTAGCACACGAATTACATCACGCTACACCAGAAAATCCAATATATAACTTATCTTTTGAAACATTTACATTAGAAGAGTGGTATAAAATGGAGGGAACAGCTGAATATTTTAGTCTCTCCTTATACCCAGACAAGAGGTGGTGGAAAGATAACTTTTCAAATGAGGTAGAGGTAAAATATTGGAGCGAGTGTAAAGATTACCTTAAAACTACGGATGATAACATAAAGAGCAAATTATGCTTTGGAAGTGTTAAAATGGGAATCCCTGTTTTTGCAGGATATTCATTTGCCTTGAAACTTGTATCAAACTTCATATCAACTAATCAAGTAAAAGAAATTAGGCAGCTCTTTAAGGTGGAACCATCTGTGTTTATTGAAAACTATAAAAGAAAGATCCAATAA
- a CDS encoding thioredoxin family protein — MDLLNREQAISRINQTGSYLLFLYTPMCGTCHISEKMLNVVEELEQNLPLGKTDINFIPEFAKEAEIESVPCLLFLKNGVIEQKLYAFQNVPHLYENIKAFQKADR, encoded by the coding sequence ATGGATTTACTAAATAGGGAACAAGCTATTTCCAGAATAAATCAGACCGGTTCGTATCTGCTCTTTCTTTATACACCTATGTGCGGAACCTGTCATATTTCCGAAAAAATGCTGAACGTTGTGGAGGAATTGGAGCAGAATCTTCCATTAGGAAAGACTGATATTAATTTTATCCCAGAGTTTGCAAAGGAAGCGGAAATCGAAAGTGTACCGTGTTTATTATTTTTAAAAAATGGTGTGATTGAGCAGAAATTGTATGCATTTCAAAACGTTCCTCATCTTTATGAAAATATTAAAGCCTTTCAAAAAGCAGACCGGTGA
- a CDS encoding toprim domain-containing protein, with the protein MWEEELNKVLIVEGTSDKRKVESIIREPLEIICTNGTLSLTRLDELVDSLYDKDVYILVDADEAGEKLRGLFKREFPEAQHLYIDKMYREVANAPTYHLASILLSANIDVDARFIPI; encoded by the coding sequence ATGTGGGAGGAAGAGCTGAATAAAGTCTTGATTGTAGAAGGGACTTCAGATAAACGAAAGGTTGAATCAATTATTAGAGAACCGCTCGAGATTATTTGCACGAATGGAACCTTGAGTCTAACGCGTTTAGATGAATTAGTTGATTCCTTATATGACAAAGATGTCTACATCTTAGTAGATGCAGATGAGGCCGGAGAAAAGTTGCGAGGGTTATTTAAACGAGAATTTCCGGAAGCCCAACATTTATACATCGATAAAATGTATCGTGAAGTGGCAAATGCCCCAACTTATCACTTGGCATCGATATTATTAAGTGCTAACATCGATGTCGACGCTAGGTTTATTCCAATCTAG
- a CDS encoding YusG family protein → MSLHSSKRDITDQVIGKLHGNHIDLYLDHEKIGSMKVPSDKANFQLASHFEVENQKIYQKYTSVAQPDAKYTDCDQEGGWC, encoded by the coding sequence TCATCAAAAAGAGATATTACAGATCAGGTTATTGGCAAACTGCATGGTAACCATATTGATCTTTATTTAGATCATGAAAAAATAGGGTCTATGAAGGTTCCTAGTGATAAGGCGAATTTTCAGCTTGCCTCCCATTTTGAAGTGGAAAATCAGAAAATTTATCAAAAATATACATCTGTAGCCCAGCCTGATGCAAAATATACAGACTGTGACCAGGAAGGTGGATGGTGTTAA